In a genomic window of Cardiocondyla obscurior isolate alpha-2009 linkage group LG08, Cobs3.1, whole genome shotgun sequence:
- the LOC139104581 gene encoding transmembrane ascorbate-dependent reductase CYB561 isoform X2, with protein MEQIRESPQTHAHSMEGFFPLLSLTEGCGALIIILVAVWTGHYRNGFSWTHDPKLEFNWHPLLMTIGMVFLYANAMLIYRTQRDVRKRRLKLIHAGIMLFIVLLTVIALVAVFDSHNLVIPPQPNMYSLHSWIGMTTVILFCCQWLTGCITFLFPGLQTPLRISYMPIHVYFGVGAFVGAIISCLLGLNEKAIFALGENYSAFVGEGMLINFIGLLLIIFGGLSVYLVTQERYRRLPRAEDEVLLSD; from the exons ATGGAGCAAATAAGAGAGTCTCCCCAAACGCATGCTCATTCTATGGAGGGCTTCTTTCCTCTTCTTAGTCTTACTGAAGGATGTGGAGctcttattataattttagtggCTGTATGGACAGGTCACTATAGAAATGGCTTCTCCTGGACTCATGATCCAAAGCTGGAATTTAATTGGCATCCTTTGCTAATGACTATAGGGATGGTGTTCCTATATGCCAATG CCATGCTCATCTACAGAACTCAAAGAGACGTTCGTAAACGGCGGCTAAAGCTGATTCATGCAGGAATTATGTTGTTTATTGTATTGTTAACAGTGATCGCTTTAGTAGCCGTCTTCGACAGCCACAATCTAGTTATTCCTCCTCAACCGAATATGTATTCACTACATAGCTGGATAGGGATGACCactgtaatattattttgctgtCAG tggcTTACTGGATGCATCACGTTCCTCTTTCCTGGATTGCAAACTCCATTGCGAATTTCGTATATGCCAATACACGTATACTTCGGCGTTGGAGCTTTTGTGGGCGCGATTATTTCGTGCCTGTTAGGACTTAACGAGAAAGCGATTTTCGCATTAGG GGAAAACTATTCAGCGTTTGTAGGTGAAGGAatgctaataaattttattggaTTGCTGCTGATAATATTCGGAGGATTATCCGTGTATTTGGTAACCCAAGAACGTTACCGACGTTTGCCGAGAGCTGAGGACGAAGTCTTGTTGTCTGACTAA
- the Hemk2 gene encoding methyltransferase N6AMT1 — protein sequence METPIVKLSDEELKTVYDPSEDSYLLIDALEVDLDMLQATKPGICLEIGSGSGIVITALAMALKKHNSHFIAIDINPDACKITKRTSLDNSVDVDVLQMNLLDCIQIKCTFDVILFNPPYVVTEYDEVLDDRLVFKTWAGGKNGREIMEQVFNIIPEILSESGLFYLVVIKENDPKYILSTFQKLNMSGKIVYERKIRGEHLYILRFRKIKKVKD from the coding sequence ATGGAGACCCCAATAGTTAAATTGTCTGATGAAGAGCTTAAGACAGTTTATGATCCTTCTGAGGATTCATATCTTTTAATAGATGCTTTGGAAGTAGATTTGGATATGCTACAGGCAACAAAACCAGGGATTTGTTTAGAGATAGGAAGTGGTTCTGGAATAGTTATCACAGCTTTAGCAAtggcattaaaaaaacataacaGTCATTTCATTGCAATTGATATAAATCCTGACGCGTGTAAGATCACAAAAAGAACTAGTCTTGATAATTCAGTCGATGTAGATGTTCTTCAAATGAATTTGTTAGATTGtatacaaattaaatgcaCATTCGACGTTATCTTATTTAATCCTCCATATGTAGTTACTGAATATGATGAAGTATTAGATGATAGGCTTGTATTTAAAACTTGGGCAGGTGGTAAGAATGGTAGGGAAATCATGGAACaggtatttaatataattcctGAAATCTTATCGGAATcaggattattttatttagttgtTATCAAAGAAAACGATCCCAAATATATTTTGAGCACTTTCCAAAAATTGAATATGTCCGGTAAAATTgtttatgaaagaaaaataagaggaGAGCATTTGTATATATTacgttttcgtaaaattaaaaaagtgaaagattGA
- the LOC139105099 gene encoding uncharacterized protein, translating into MKLIAAILVVAFSDAAIRGQDYGGHALFVRTADTDTARSRVQRAATSLSPADVMAQNILEWIQGIYQQGTRKIRQQSDTNAYLPPFSTQRPPEKPRPFQASTGSQQNDVTGYPAQRPSTLYTPPNIGYPGPGQPSTPFSTPRPSQQPSSTYVPSGFRGATSYNPRPSQPSYSNAGSSAFPPLNPPETSSTYLPPQPPSYPTSPRPPFSESSGTSGSLRPSGPSGPPPTKQYPSSGYPTSNGAGFTSANGYSSTGRPFPPFTTPGEPDEREPNEVTAGEGTPGTSQTPGISETPGTSRPSETTSEGDTDDGEATQNEDDANHPPHIHSLDVECSKTMMTINIEFNRAYDGLIYSKGFFMNPDCTYVKQNSGSMQYSFTVSLDSCGTQFINDFEGEAGQAYLENVLVLQNEPGIQEVWDTVRRVRCLWEGNINKALTVNLSVDMLNQEIVTFSGDTATAKLDIQMGKGPFAPAADGLVKIGETMTLVVSVEGDPGFDLQVRDCLARDEASTNMLQLTDERGCILKPKLFGAFQKTNDTGNTGASIIAYAFFQAFKFPDVMDLFIECNVELCKTNCEPCPEANQQIDPGRRRRSVTYAPSSRNTTNPILLSDPVRVGRRFKVIMLDDLSAASNQILNSMEETAVEAMTKTKEVCMDNNVFYTTFFLMMSTLLVATISTAVLYIKLQQIRRSKFVDS; encoded by the exons ATGAAGCTGATCGCGGCGATTCTCGTCGTCGCTTTCTCGGATGCAGCGATACGCGGCCAAGACTATGGCGGTCACGCGCTTTTTGTGAGAACTGCGGACACGGATACCG CACGATCGAGAGTTCAACGGGCTGCTACCTCGCTATCGCCGGCAGACGTGATGGCACAAAATATCCTAGAGTGGATTCAAGGCATCTACCAGCAGGGCACACGTAAAA TTCGGCAGCAATCAGATACGAACGCATACTTGCCGCCCTTCAGCACCCAACGACCGCCCGAAAAGCCGCGACCTTTCCAGGCGTCAACGGGTTCTCAACAAAACGACGTAACGGGTTACCCTGCCCAGCGACCGTCAACGTTGTACACTCCGCCGAATATAGGTTATCCGGGACCCGGACAGCCCTCCACGCCATTTTCGACCCCGAGACCAAGCCAGCAGCCCTCGTCAACGTACGTGCCGTCAGGTTTCAGAGGCGCCACGTCCTACAACCCCCGACCGAGCCAACCCTCGTACTCCAATGCGGGATCGTCTGCATTTCCGCCACTAAATCCTCCAGAAACATCGTCGACTTACCTACCACCGCAGCCGCCGTCTTATCCGACTAGTCCACGACCGCCTTTCTCCGAATCTAGCG GAACCTCGGGATCTCTCAGACCATCTGGGCCTTCGGGACCACCGCCGACAAAGCAATATCCTAGTTCAGGATATCCTACTTCAAACGGGGCAGGATTTACCTCGGCGAACGGATATTCGTCCACCGGAAGGCCATTCCCTCCCTTCACTACGCCAGGTGAACCTGACGAAAGAGAACCTAATGAAGTTACCGCAGGAGAAGGAACTCCTGGAACTTCTCAAACTCCTGGAATTTCTGAAACGCCCGGAACTTCGAGACCTTCCGAGACTACGTCAGAAGGTGATACTGATGACGGAG aGGCCACTCAAAACGAGGACGATGCTAATCACCCCCCGCATATTCACAGTCTTGACGTTGAGTGCAGTAAGACTATGATGACAATTAATATCGAATTTAATCGTGCTTATGACGGTCTTATTTATTCTAAG GGATTTTTTATGAATCCAGACTGCACCTACGTTAAACAAAACTCTGGCTCAATGCAATATTCTTTCACCGTGAGTCTAGACTCCTGCGGCACTCAATTCATCAATGATTTCGAGGGTGAAGCTGGTCAAGCCTATCTTGAAAACGTCCTTGTCTTACAA AATGAACCGGGTATACAAGAAGTTTGGGATACCGTTCGAAGAGTACGATGTCTCTGGGAAGGGAACATTAATAAAGCCCTAACAGTAAATCTCTCAGTGGATATGTTGAATCAGGAGATCGTTACCTTTAGTGGTGACACTGCGACTGCCAAACTAGATATTCAAATGGGCAAGGGACCATTCGCACCTGCCGCCGATGGGCTCGTAAAGATCGGGGAAACGATGACATTAGTAGTTTCCGTGGAAGGTGATCCTGGTTTCGATCTTCAG GTCCGGGACTGTTTGGCGCGAGATGAAGCTTCGACCAACATGTTACAGCTTACTGACGAAAGAGGCTGCATATTAAAACCGAAACTATTCGGCGCATTCCAAAAAACAAACGACACTGGCAATACGGGCGCTTCTATTATCGCTTATGCATTTTTCCAAGCCTTTAAATTCCCCGACGTTATGGACCTTTTCATCGAATGTAACGTCGAGCTATGTAAAACTAATTGTGAACCTTGTCCTGAAGCAAATCAA cAAATCGACCCAGGAAGACGCCGCCGGTCGGTAACGTATGCACCATCTTCGAGGAACACGACGAATCCAATTTTGTTATCGGATCCGGTTCGTGTTGGAAGGCGTTTTAAAGTAATCATGTTAGACGACTTGAGCGCAGCGTCCAATCAGATCTTGAATAGTATGGAAGAAACTGCTGTCGAGGCAatgacaaaaacgaaagaagtCTGCATggataataatgtattttacacGACCTTTTTTCTTATGATGAGCACACTCCTCGTTGCAACTATCAGCACGGCTGtgctttatattaaattacagcAAATTCGCAGATCGAAATTCGTGGATTCGTAG
- the LOC139104581 gene encoding transmembrane ascorbate-dependent reductase CYB561 isoform X1, which produces MSNYPYEYARCLDMEQIRESPQTHAHSMEGFFPLLSLTEGCGALIIILVAVWTGHYRNGFSWTHDPKLEFNWHPLLMTIGMVFLYANAMLIYRTQRDVRKRRLKLIHAGIMLFIVLLTVIALVAVFDSHNLVIPPQPNMYSLHSWIGMTTVILFCCQWLTGCITFLFPGLQTPLRISYMPIHVYFGVGAFVGAIISCLLGLNEKAIFALGENYSAFVGEGMLINFIGLLLIIFGGLSVYLVTQERYRRLPRAEDEVLLSD; this is translated from the exons atgtCGAATTATCCATATGAATATGCAAGATGCCTAG ATATGGAGCAAATAAGAGAGTCTCCCCAAACGCATGCTCATTCTATGGAGGGCTTCTTTCCTCTTCTTAGTCTTACTGAAGGATGTGGAGctcttattataattttagtggCTGTATGGACAGGTCACTATAGAAATGGCTTCTCCTGGACTCATGATCCAAAGCTGGAATTTAATTGGCATCCTTTGCTAATGACTATAGGGATGGTGTTCCTATATGCCAATG CCATGCTCATCTACAGAACTCAAAGAGACGTTCGTAAACGGCGGCTAAAGCTGATTCATGCAGGAATTATGTTGTTTATTGTATTGTTAACAGTGATCGCTTTAGTAGCCGTCTTCGACAGCCACAATCTAGTTATTCCTCCTCAACCGAATATGTATTCACTACATAGCTGGATAGGGATGACCactgtaatattattttgctgtCAG tggcTTACTGGATGCATCACGTTCCTCTTTCCTGGATTGCAAACTCCATTGCGAATTTCGTATATGCCAATACACGTATACTTCGGCGTTGGAGCTTTTGTGGGCGCGATTATTTCGTGCCTGTTAGGACTTAACGAGAAAGCGATTTTCGCATTAGG GGAAAACTATTCAGCGTTTGTAGGTGAAGGAatgctaataaattttattggaTTGCTGCTGATAATATTCGGAGGATTATCCGTGTATTTGGTAACCCAAGAACGTTACCGACGTTTGCCGAGAGCTGAGGACGAAGTCTTGTTGTCTGACTAA
- the Srp54k gene encoding signal recognition particle subunit SRP54 produces the protein MVLADLGRKITSALRSLSNATVINEEVLNSMLKEICAALLEADVNIRLVKKLRENVRQVIDFEDMAGGLNKRRMIQSAVFKELVKLIDPGVKAYQPVKGRPNIIMFVGLQGSGKTTTCTKLAYHYLKKNWKACLVCADTFRAGAYDQIKQNATKARIPFYGSYTEVDPVAIAQDGVDMFKKEGYEIIIVDTSGRHKQEESLFEEMLQVANAVQPDNIIFVMDATIGQACEAQAKAFKERVNVGSIIITKLDGHAKGGGALSAVAATQSPVIFVGTGEHIDDLEPFKTKPFISKLLGMGDIEGLIDKVNELNLDDNEELLEKIKHGQFTLRDMYEQFQNIMKMGPFSQLMGMIPGFSQDFMSKGTEQESMARLKRLMTIMDSMNDSELDSRDGAKLFSKQPGRIVRVARGSGVTEKEVKDLITQYTKFAAVVKKMGGIKGLFKAGDMAKNVNPTQMAKLNHQMAKMMDPRVLHQMGGMPGLQNIMKQLQQGAGGLGNLMGGFGGKS, from the exons ATGGTTCTCGCGGATCTCGGACGTAAGATTACGTCGGCCTTGCGGTCGCTCAGCAATGCGACCGTCATCAACGAGGAG GTGCTAAATTCTATGCTGAAGGAGATATGTGCTGCATTACTTGAAGCTGATGTAAATATTagattagtaaaaaaattacgcgaaaatGTACGCCAAGTTATCGATTTTGAAGATATGGCTGGTGGTCTTAATAAAAGGAGGATGATTCAAAGTGCGGTTTTCAAAGAACTTGTAAAG ttaattgaTCCTGGTGTCAAAGCTTATCAACCAGTAAAAGGCCGTcctaatataattatgtttgTCGGTTTGCAAGGTTCTGGTAAAACAACAACATGTACCAAACTTGCATATCAttaccttaaaaaaaattggaaggCATGTTTAGTATGCGCTGATACTTTTCGTGCTGGTGCATATGATCAGATAAAACAAAATGCTACAAAGGCTAGAATACCATTTTATGGAAG ttataCAGAAGTAGATCCTGTAGCAATTGCCCAAGACGGTGTCGATATGTTTAAGAAAGAAGGATATGAAATCATTATTGTAGATACAAGTGGAAGACATAAACAGGAAGAATCATTATTCGAAGAAATGTTGCAAGTTGCCAATGCTGTG CAACCAGACAATATAATCTTTGTAATGGACGCAACGATAGGTCAAGCGTGTGAAGCACAGGCAAAAGCTTTTAAAGAACGCGTTAACGTCGGTTCTATTATAATCACAAAATTGGATGGACATGCTAAAGGTGGTGGAGCACTTTCCGC TGTTGCAGCGACACAAAGTCCCGTAATATTTGTTGGTACAGGAGAACATATAGATGATCTAGAACCGTTTAAAACAAAACCATTTATTAGCAAGTTACTTGGTATGGGAGACATTGAAGGTCTTATTGATAAAGTAAATGAACTCAATCTAGACGATAATGAAGAATTACTTGAGAAAATCAAACATGGTCAATTTACCTTACGAGATATGTATGAACAATTTCAAAACATCATGAAAATGGGGccattttctcaattaatg GGTATGATTCCTGGATTCAGCCAAGATTTCATGTCAAAAGGAACAGAGCAAGAATCAATGGCAAGATTAAAACGACTTATGACTATTATGGATAGTATGAATGACTCAg agcTGGATAGTAGAGATGGAGCTAAATTATTCAGCAAACAACCTGGAAGAATAGTGAGAGTGGCAAGGGGTTCTGGCGTaacagaaaaagaagtaaaagatttaattacacAGTATACAAAGTTCGCAGCCGTTGTTAAGAAGATGGGTGGCATAAAGGGTTTGTTCAAGGCAGGAGATATGGCGAAAAATGTTAATCCTACACAAATGGCGAAATTGAATCACCAAATGGCTAAAATGATGGATCCACGTGTATTACATCAAATgg gtGGTATGCCAggattgcaaaatataatgaaaCAGTTACAACAAGGCGCGGGGGGATTGGGAAATTTAATGGGTGGTTTCGGTGGTAAATCCTGA
- the Pmp34 gene encoding peroxisomal membrane protein PMP34 gives MEGSRHRNIFTYDTLVHAISGAAGSVVAMAAFYPLDTVRSRLQLEEERQSQNTLAIIRELIAKEGSCTLYRGIVPVLQSLCASNFVYFYTFHGLKELRSKRNQTAGSDLLLASVAGIINVITTTPLWVVNTRLKMRGVGLTSERNNNEYNTLCDGLIHIWKYEGLKKLWAGTMPSLMLVANPAIQFMTYESIKRRVVASFGGAQPPAWAFFVIGAIAKTVATSITYPLQLVQTKLRHGDKYPNLPPDVGTLQILFYILKKQGISGLYKGMEAKLLQTVLTTALMFLVYEKIARFVFRILLYKPRLR, from the exons ATGGAAGGCAGCCGACACAGAAACATATTTACCTACGACACGTTGGTGCATGCAATATCTGGCGCGGCG GGTAGCGTCGTGGCGATGGCAGCTTTTTATCCTTTAGACACCGTACGAAGCCGTTTACAAT TGGAAGAAGAACGCCAGTCACAAAATACATTGGCAATCATACGAGAACTCATTGCGAAAGAAGGCTc gtGCACGTTGTACAGAGGTATCGTTCCCGTCTTGCAGAGCCTATGCGCGAGTAATTTCGTTTACTTTTACACGTTCCATGGTTTAAAAGAACTAAGAAGCAAAAGAAATCAAACAGCTGGCAGCGACCTGCTTCTCGCATCAGTCGCcg gtatTATCAATGTTATTACTACGACACCCTTATGGGTTGTAAATACGAGATTGAAGATGAGAGGTGTTGGACTTACTtcggaaagaaataataacgaatatAATACTTTGTGCG ATGGTCTGATACACATATGGAAGTACgaaggtttaaaaaaattatgggCAGGAACAATGCCGAGTCTTATGCTTGTTGCGAATCCGGCTATCCAATTTATGACATACGAAAGCATTAAGAGAAGGGTCGTCGCGTCTTTTGGCGGTGCTCAGCCACCGGCATGGGCTTTTTTTGTTATAGGAGCGATAGCAAAAACGGTTGCCACGTCGATCACATATCCTTTGCAGCTTGTGCAAACAAAACTGAGG CATGGTGACAAATATCCCAATCTACCTCCAGATGTAGGAACGCTGCAGatactattttatattctgAA GAAACAAGGAATAAGTGGATTATATAAAGGAATGGAAGCCAAGCTTTTACAGACTGTTCTCACGACTGCTTTAATGTTTCTGGTTTACGAGAAAATCGCACGTTTCGTTTTCCGAATACTTTTATACAAACCTCGTTTAAGATAA
- the Snapin gene encoding SNAPIN protein homolog — MDVDTASDNTSIDDKIDDFCENPTRDALTEGLMSLLKPTVDQLDDRIRSTRICQIELKQRIESLTEELQKINEALQYPLDTDSYVKKLVNAKHKITIVSNILQTTQERLNKVHQAVEKSTAKRKTLLDHSSTYSSTTSEPDKEESIKAQTDKQQ, encoded by the exons ATGGATGTCGATACAGCGAGTGACAATACATCTATTGACGACAAAATAGATGACTTCTGCGAAAATCCCACCCGAGATGCGTTAACGGAGGGTCTCATGAGCCTTTTGAAGCCAACAGTGGATCAGCTGGATGATAGAATTCGCTCTACAAG AATATGCCAGATTGAACTGAAGCAACGGATTGAGTCCTTAACAGAGGAACTTCAAAAAATCAACGAAGCATTGCAGTATCCATTGGACACTGATTCTTACGTGAAGAAACTTGTTAACGCCAAGCATAAGATTACTATTGttagtaatattttacaaactaCTCAAGAGCGCCTGAATAAAGTGCATCAAGCTGTTGAGAAGAGTACTGCCAAGCGAAAGACATTGTTAGATCATAGTTCCACATATAGCAGTACAACTAGTGAACCAGATAAAGAAGAATCAATTAAGGCCCAGACTGACAAGCAGCAATaa
- the LOC139104583 gene encoding COMM domain-containing protein 3: MLHSVEMELTKEIIDGLANIQNSNVLPEETFLQLLDSIMSYISKNVNNEKIVTAICPSKSDLIKAAFANIACLFIEAARHDYDEESLKNFLHNKHISGSRIENLCNKYVNNKKDIQTQLELTGNNLQHIVDIDWRLHHCVKISTRFTNIPIYNIKISTKECNQIKHVIFTCSIQQLQELVYKLKDIVRHVEKISNI; the protein is encoded by the exons ATGCTACACTCTGTCGAGATGGAATTAACGAAGGAAATTATCGACGGTTTAGCGAACATACAAAATAGCAATGTTTTACCTGAAGAAACGTTTTTGCAACTGTTGGATAGTATAATGTCATATATTTCGAAGAATGTAAACAATGAAAAAA TTGTTACCGCTATATGTCCATCGAAATCAGATTTGATAAAAGCTGCTTTTGCCAATATAGCTTGCCTCTTTATAGAGGCTGCTCGACACGATTACGACGAAGAAAGTCTGAAAAATTTCCTTCATAATAAACATATTAGCGGATCAAGAATTGAAAATCTGTGCAACAAATatgtgaataataaaaaagatatccAAACTCAGTTAGAACTGACAGGAAATAATTTGCAGCACATAGTGGACATAGATTGGCGTTTACATCATTGCGTTAAG ATTAGTACTCGCTTTACCAACATACcaatttataacataaaaataagtacAAAGGAGtgtaatcaaataaaacatgTGATATTTACATGTAGCATACAGCAACTACAAGAATTAGTGTACAAGTTGAAAGATATTGTGAGACACGttgaaaaaatatctaatatataa
- the LOC139105094 gene encoding chitinase-3-like protein 2, translating into MVNQIPVPQAKYELLTNIRQPRWRTQVVCLTLSFLVVGVLFITRACLGILLLKAPRTDEFLEESHIDNAKIATWLRRARMYAESTKANQNADRNTSVGASEQYLRDTAGQVLVCYYTIPGDLNSSWELSPSYIDPHICTHIIVGFAGVVNSTLDIGDNSLIYKRVVALKNLEPNLKVMISAGGNSELHDGFSEMVKNHANRKKFIQSVLNVTKTFHLDGFDVDWEFPAWLGADNREKIHFVQLLQELRKEFDRSEEKLILSVAVAAPQAIVDQSYSIPEMAEHVDFINLMSYDYHFYVWYFPVTDLNAPLFPRCVETGYLSTLNVNFSAQYWVAKGMPREKIVIGIPAYGHTYKLDNPANHNLQAPASGFGELGVNGFVSYPTVCQFLKSGAINVFNKDSRVPYAFKDREWISYDNEESIFYKSKWIRTNGFKGAMILSLNVDDWKGTCYNANKTFPLTRTISKVLFEQTDK; encoded by the exons atgGTTAACCAAATACCTGTGCCGCAGGCCAAGTATGAATTACTAACCAACATACGACA ACCGCGCTGGAGAACGCAAGTTGTCTGCCTCACTTTGTCATTCCTGGTCGTCGGGGTGCTATTTATCACGCGTGCTTGTTTGGGTATACTCCTGCTGAAGGCACCACGGACCGACGAGTTCCTTGAAGAGTCGCACATTGACAATGCCAAGATTGCTACGTGGCTACGTCGGGCTCGGATGTATGCCGAATCGACGAAGGCGAATCAGAATGCGGACAGGAACACAAGTGTTGGCGCATCGGAGCAATACCTCCGTGACACAGCCGG CCAGGTCCTCGTTTGCTACTATACAATACCGGGGGACCTGAACTCGTCGTGGGAGCTCAGTCCGTCGTACATTGACCCTCATATTTGTACGCATATTATTGTGGGTTTTGCGGGCGTGGTAAACAGTACGCTCGACATAGGTGACAACTCGTTGATTTACAAGCGAGTAGttgctttaaaaaatcttGAACCTAACTTGAAGGTCATGATCAGCGCCGGCGGAAACAGTGAGCTCCACGACGGTTTTTCAGAGATGGTGAAAAATCACGCGAATAGAAAAAA ATTTATTCAATCAGTATTAAATGTAACCAAAACATTCCATTTGGATGGCTTTGACGTTGATTGGGAGTTTCCAGCTTGGTTAGGAGCGGACAATCGCGAAAAGATACACTTTGTACAGCTGTTACAAGAATTACGAAAGGAATTTGATCGTAGTGAAGAAAAGTTGATTTTATCAGTGGCAGTGGCAGCACCACAGGCCATTGTAGATCAGAGTTATAGTATTCCTGAAATGGCAGA gcacGTCGATTTCATAAACCTTATGTCGTATGACTATCACTTCTACGTATGGTACTTTCCGGTAACAGATTTGAACGCACCACTCTTTCCTCGTTGCGTAGAGACAGGTTACTTATCCACATTAAACGTGAATTTCTCTGCTCAATACTGGGTGGCAAAAGGAATGCCGCGGGAAAAAATTGTCATTGGTATACCAGCTTATGGTCACACTTATAAATTAGACAATCCGGCGAATCATAATTTACAAGCACCAGCCAGCGGATTTGGAGAGCTTGGCGTAAACGGTTTTGTGTCTTATCCTACGGTTTGTCAATTTCTAAAATCCGGAGCTATAAACGTCTTTAATAAAGACAGTCGTGTACCATATGCGTTTAAAGACAGAGAATGGATATCTTACGATAACGAGGAAAGCATCTTTTACAAG AGTAAATGGATTCGTACTAATGGTTTCAAGGGAGCCATGATTCTATCTCTAAATGTAGACGATTGGAAAGGTACTTGCTATAATGCAAACAAAACATTCCCTTTGACACGTACTATTTCGAAAGTATTATTTGAACAGACCGACAAGTAA